From a region of the Parus major isolate Abel chromosome 25LG1, Parus_major1.1, whole genome shotgun sequence genome:
- the FDPS gene encoding farnesyl pyrophosphate synthase, with translation MDASLTRRGQLCWYKKEGIGLDAINDAFLLESSVYQLLKRYCGQQPYYLHLLELFLQTGYQTELGQTLDLITAPISQVDLSRFSEQRYKAIVKYKTAFYSFYLPVAAAMYMAGINDKKEHENAKAIMLEMGEFFQIQDDYLDCYGDPAVTGKVGTDIQDNKCSWLVVECLRRVTPEQRQILEENYGQKEPEKVAKVKELYNALGMEAAFREYEESSYRRLQELIGKHAQHLPQDIFLDLAQKIYKRQK, from the exons ATGGACGCGTCCCTGACCCGCCgggggcagctctgctggtaCAAGAAG gaggggatCGGGCTGGATGCCATCAATGATGCTTTTCTCCTGGAGTCCTCGGTGTACCAGCTGCTGAAGAGGTACTGTGGGCAGCAGCCCTACTACCTGCACCTGCTGGAGCTCTTCCTGCAG aCAGGCTACCAGACCGAGCTGGGGCAGACGCTGGACCTCATCACTGCTCCCATTTCCCAGGTGGATCTGAGCCGGTTCAGCGAGCAGCG GTACAAGGCGATTGTGAAGTACAAGACAGCATTTTACTCCTTCTATCTGCCCGTGGCTGCAGCCATGTACATG gCAGGTATTAATGATAAGAAGGAGCACGAGAACGCCAAAGCCATCATGCTGGAGATGGGAGAGTTCTTTCAGATCCAG GACGATTACCTGGACTGTTATGGGGacccagcagtgacagggaagGTTGGCACTGACATCCAGGACAACAAGTGCAGCTGGCTGGTGGTGGAGTGTCTGCGCCGGGTCACACCAGAACAGAGACAGATCCTGGAG GAGAACTACGGCCAGAAGGAGCCCGAGAAGGTGGCAAAGGTGAAGGAGCTCTACAATGCTCTGGGCATGGAGGCGGCTTTCCGGGAGTACGAGGAGAGCAGCTACCGGCGGCTGCAGGAGCTGATTGGGAAGCACGCCCAGCACCTGCCCCAGGACATCTTCCTGGACCTCGCACAGAAGATCTACAAGCGGCAGAAGTGA
- the RUSC1 gene encoding RUN and SH3 domain-containing protein 1, whose translation MLAPKKGLLCNLNHIHLQHISLGLHLSRHPELQDTDGSTARGDQTGCIHCPENREPVDANSNSPSVKCRCCESHDPEPETLGIQNQAVQEDFPCLHSGDEEEAASPCDPPCDLASSSSSSSSSSVSSCSDFSLDDSPVSVYCKGFAREESQSPDKQLNVIPTENARDGESPAAQDRTCDGRDANHNSPVLRRATAVASKSPDSLCSNNSLDSQCDELSPSTAAQHSCADLDPNCNPLPEPDAAPPAPPPVPERRDPGIPSSAPEPRPRPSGLPPPVPPRPRRRLQVLNAHRAEQQLGPVRPAEPKTGPGEPCRDTATKTITSFHELAQRRKRNVAVPTLAQARVDRSDWLIVFSPDTELPPSSELLSGPAGQEPAQPQPQPQPQQDGPARPPGSRQREVTTFKELRSRSAARQPKGQRAEPAQHPPVPPGTGAGWGPPAPLGTQVLAPSDGHQLRRRPRPSLQPIAEGQPRDVEKGGLPPGEKRLGTAPVRRLGGPGGDPAVPRAAQRGDETCTGARPEPLAPGAAAGAAAGAARPGGGRAEGAHGEQTKALLVAVSSAVDKVIAHFSTARNLVQKAQLGDSRLNPDVGYLLLHTLCPALYALVEDGLKPFQKDVITGQRKNSPWSVVEASVKTGPNTRSLHSLCWHVAGLAPLSSTRQKFHAFILGLLNIKQLELWISHLQKSPGVISVLYSPTAFFALSQGPLPHLADELLLLIQPLSVLTFHLDLLFEHHHLSVDVRPLSRRLESPLSPGRGPVPVRGAVSLGGLSGAAGDSLEDETPPDALGRVGGAGGSTRARSQATMGGLVPTPPVGAALHQTFQHVLRWGDRLSRTLLGSDTSPQSHGPEEATGGTGAGLGGWWGQLSQSSRIYTAPSKEKFPLVWWTKLRAAAGDPSPGQAVQSQTSMSEPRATELQLLQAKAVPECSGPKPSSSTDTSGTSSPEDLFLPTGTGALTKLDDPSAGKNLPAASPEPSANRNRAAPSGPEMGNPPSPDKGSWLGRLFGATSPSSRSFPPSPDAVLARSRRPSRWLSPSPRVLAGVVKGLASDRSRAPEQPDRNSPVLPQAHR comes from the exons ATGCTGGCTCCAAAGAAAGGCCTCCTGTGCAACCTCAACCACATCCACCTGCAGCACATCTCCCTGGGGCTGCACCTCTCCCGGCACCCCGAGCTCCAGGACACCGATGGTTCCACCGCCAGGGGAGACCAGACTGGCTGCATCCACTGCCCGGAGAACCGTGAGCCGGTGGATGCCAATTCCAACAGCCCCTCCGTGAAATGCCGATGTTGTGAATCCCACGATCCAGAACCGGAGACCCTCGGGATCCAGAACCAGGCAGTGCAAGAGGATTTCCCCTGCCTGCACAGTGGAGACGAGGAGGAGGCAGCTTCCCCTTGTGATCCCCCTTGTGATCtggcttcttcttcttcctcctcctcctcctcctctgtcaGTAGCTGCTCGGATTTCAGCTTGGATGACTCCCCTGTCTCAGTGTACTGCAAGGGGTTTGCCAGAGAAGAGTCCCAATCCCCTGACAAGCAGCTGAACGTCATTCCCACAGAAAACGCCCGGGATGGAGAGTCTCCGGCTGCCCAGGACAGGACGTGCGATGGGAGAGATGCCAACCACAACTCGCCCGTGCTCCGGAGAGCCACCGCCGTGGCCAGCAAGAGCCCAGACAGCCTCTGCAGCAACAACTCGCTCGACTCGCAATGCGATGAGCTCTcgcccagcacagcagcacagcattcCTGCGCTGACCTAGACCCCAACTGCAACCCCCTCCCCGAGCCCGATGCTGCGCCTCCAGCACCCCCGCCCGTGCCGGAGCGGCGGGATCCCGGCATCCCGAGCAGCGCTCCGGAGCCGCGGCCGCGGCCCAGCGGCCTCCCCCCGCCCGTGCCCCCTCGTCCCCGGCGGCGGCTGCAGGTCCTCAACGCGCACAGAGCGGAGCAGCAGCTCGGGCCAGTGCGGCCAGCAGAGCCCAAGACCGGCCCAGGTGAGCCCTGCAGAGACACGGCCACGAAGACCATCACCTCCTTCCACGAGCTGGcccagagaaggaagaggaacGTGGCTGTGCCCACACTGGCCCAGGCCAGGGTTGACCGCAGCGACTGGCTGATCGTGTTCTCGCCTGACACGGAGCTGCCCCCCAGCAGCGAGCTCCTCTCCGGGCCCGCGGGCCAGGAGCCAgcgcagccccagccccagccccagccccagcaggacgGGCCAGCCAGGCCTCCCGGCTCCAGACAGAGAGAGGTGACGACGTTCAAGGAGCTGCGGTCCCGCAGTGCCGCCAGGCAGCCCAAGGGCCAGCGGGCAGAGCCGGCCCAGCACCCCCCTGTGCCCCCGGGGACGGGCGCGGGCTGGGGACCCCCCGCgcccctggggacacaggtgCTGGCACCCAGTGACGGTCACCAGCTGAGAAGGAGACCCCGGCCGAGCCTGCAGCCCATCGCGGAGGGGCAGCCGAGGGATGTGGAGAAGGGGGGGCTGCCCCCAGGGGAAAAGAGGCTGGGAACTGCCCCGGTCCGGAGGCTCGGGGGTCCCGGCGGGGACCCCGCGGTGCCACGGGCGGCCCAGAGAGGAGACGAGACCTGCACGGGGG CCAGGCCCGAGCCGCTCGCCCCGGGAGCCGCCGCTGGAGCCGCCGCTGGAgccgcccggcccggcggggGGAGAGCAGAAGGGGCCCATGGAGAACAAACGAAAG cgCTGCTGGTCGCCGTCAGCTCCGCCGTGGACAAGGTCATCGCGCACTTCAGCACCGCACGGAACCTGGTGCAGAAg GCCCAGCTGGGGGACAGCCGGCTCAACCCCGACGTGGGGTACCTGCTGCTGCACACGCTCTGCCCCGCGCTCTACGCCTTGGTGGAGGACGGGCTGAAGCCGTTCCAGAAGGATGTCATCACAGGCCAGCGGAAAAATTCCCCCTGGAGTGTGGTGGAAGCCTCCGTGAAGACAG GCCCCAACACCCGCTCCCTGcactccctgtgctggcacGTGGCCGGGCTGGCCcccctcagcagcaccaggcagaaGTTCCATGCCTTTATCCTCGGCCTTCTCAA CATTAAACAGCTGGAGTTGTGGATATCTCACCTGCAGAAGAGCCCAG gtgTGATCTCCGTGCTTTACTCTCCCACGGCCTTCTTTGCCCTGAGCCAAGGCCCTCTTCCCCACCTCGCTGAcgaactgctgctgctcatccaACCCCTCTCGGTGCTGACTTTCCACCTGGACTTGCTCTTTGAACACCATCACCTCTCCGTGGATGTCCGGCCCTTGTCCCGCCGCTTGGAGTCACCGCTGTCTCCCGGCCGTGGCCCCGTCCCGGTGCGGGGGGCTGTGTCTCTGGGGGGCCTCAGCGGTGCTGCCGGGGACAGCCTAGAGGATGAGACCCCCCCCGATGCTCTGGGCAGGGTGGGGGGCGCTGGGGGCAGCACAAGGGCCCGGTCCCAAGCGACCATGGGTGGGCTGGTCCCTACCCCGCCAGTGGGGGCTGCCCTGCACCAAACCTTCCAGCACGTGCTGCGCTGGGGAGACCGGCTCAGCCGCACCTTACTGGGGTCTGACACCTCCCCGCAGAGCCACGGGCCTGAGGAGGccactgggggcactggggctgGCCTCGGTGGCTGGTGGGGCCAGCTgagccagagctccaggattTACACTGCTCCTAGCAAGGAAAAGTTCCCCTTGGTCTGGTGGACGAAGCTGCGGGCGGCTGCGGGGGATCCCAGCCCGGGCCAGGCTGTGCAATCCCAAACTTCCATGAGTGAGCCCAGggccacagagctgcagctccttcaggccaAAGCTGTCCCCGAATGCTCCGGCccaaagcccagcagcagcactgacaccTCAGGGACCTCTTCCCCTGAAGACCTGTTCTTGCCCACTGGAACTGGAGCACTCACCAAGCTGGATGATCCCAGTGCTGGAAAGAATctcccagctgcttccccagagccttctgcCAACAGGAACCGGGCAGCACCTTCTGGCCCAGAGATGGGTAATCCTCCCAGTCCTGACAAGGGCAGCTGGCTGGGCCGGCTCTTTGGAGCCACCAGCCCCTCGTCCAGGAgcttccctcccagccctgacGCCGTCTTGGCCAGGTCCAG GAGACCGTCCCGCTGGCTGTCCCCCAGCCCGCGTGTCCTGGCCGGGGTGGTGAAGGGCCTGGCGTCCGACAGGAGCCGCGCTCCGGAGCAGCCGGACAGGAACAGCCCCGTCCTGCCCCAGGCCCACAGGTGA
- the HCN3 gene encoding potassium/sodium hyperpolarization-activated cyclic nucleotide-gated channel 3 — protein sequence MLQPAVNKFSLRMFGSHRAVEIERQRVKSAGAWIIHPYSDFRFYWDLIMLLLMVGNLIILPVGITFFKDENTPPWIVFNVLSDTFFLADLVLNFRTGIVVEDNTEIILDPHTIKMKYLKSWFLVDFVSSIPVDYIFLIVDLETQVDSDVYKTARALRIVRFTKILSLLRLLRLSRLIRYIHQWEEIFHMTYDLASAVVRIFNLIGMMLLLCHWDGCLQFLVPMLQDFPEDCWVSKNHMVNDSWGKQYSHALFKAMSHMLCIGYGQQAPEGMTDVWLTMLSMIVGATCYAMFIGHATALIQSLDSSRRQYQEKYKQVEQYMSFHKLPGDTRQRIHEYYEHRYQGKMFDEENILGELSEPLKEEIINFNCRNLVANMPLFANADPNFVTAMLTKLRFEVFQPGDFIIREGTVGKKMYFIQHGVVSILTKGNKETKLSDGSYFGEICLLTRGRRTASVRADTYCRLYSLSVDNFNEVLEEYPMMRRAFETVAMDRLDRIGKKNSILLRKRAEHSSGPLNNEMIQQIVKHDQDMAHNIQDLQQMAMGRELSGKPVIWEPLVHAPLQTAAATTNVAIALTHQHSLQAHIFLPPSSISSPLSPEATLLTKPVRRSQPSLGGSRPSSVSSPSGVQSHLQTPAAGSPSSPMVQSQAPLESGGQRPSPGAQPPPRAAQRGEMAAGAKQPPAPGPQPQLSRSRGASVSTSLLQQAASAASPSSEQALPPGRTLHYSLSRATGSHISLLMHPQQLVKHRSIQGLPVGRLTQDVRLLSASQPSLPNKVAQQADGSSLKQGRKSAGNLARRSSPSVAGLLAKPCAGVPGQPTHPQQMPSGSLAQPGRSSAGAPAPQSPGSASRQAAGPSRKGSVAFSPEVETAKPKLPSNM from the exons GTTTTACTGGGACCTCATCATGCTGCTCCTGATGGTGGGGAATTTGATCATCCTGCCCGTGGGCATCACCTTCTTCAAGGATGAGAACACCCCTCCCTGGATCGTTTTCAACGTGCTTTCAGACACTTTCTTCTTGGCTGACCTGGTGCTGAACTTCCGGACAGGCATCGTGGTGGAGGACAACACGGAGATCATCCTTGACCCTCACACCATCAAAATGAAGTACTTGAAGAGCTGGTTCCTGGTTGACTTTGTTTCCTCCATCCCTGTTGACTACATTTTCCTCATTGTTGACCTGGAGACCCAGGTGGATTCTGATGTCTACAAGACAGCCCGGGCCTTGCGCATCGTGCGCTTCACCAAGATCCTCAGCCTGCTGCGCCTGCTGCGTCTCTCGCGCCTCATCCGCTACATCCACCAGTGGGAGGAG ATCTTCCACATGACGTATGACCTGGCCAGTGCCGTGGTGAGGATCTTCAACCTCATCGGgatgatgctgctgctgtgccactggGACGGCTGCCTCCAGTTCCTGGTGCCCATGCTGCAGGACTTCCCTGAGGACTGCTGGGTCTCCAAGAACCACATGGTG AACGACTCGTGGGGGAAGCAGTACTCGCACGCCCTGTTCAAGGCCATGAGCCACATGCTCTGCATTGGCTACGGGCAGCAGGCCCCCGAGGGCATGACCGACGTGTGGCTCACCATGCTCAGCATGATCGTGGGGGCCACCTGCTACGCCATGTTCATCGGCCACGCCACCGCCCTCATCCAGTCCCTGGACTCGTCCCGGCGCCAGTACCAGGAGAAG TACAAGCAAGTGGAGCAGTACATGTCATTCCACAAGCTGCCTGGGGACACGCGCCAGCGCATCCACGAGTACTACGAGCACCGCTACCAGGGCAAGATGTTTGACGAGGAGAACATCCTGGGGGAGCTCAGCGAGCCGCTCAAAGAG GAAATCATCAACTTCAACTGCCGCAACCTGGTGGCCAACATGCCCCTGTTTGCCAACGCGGACCCCAACTTTGTGACGGCCATGCTGACCAAGCTGCGCTTCGAGGTCTTCCAGCCTGGGGACTTCATCATCCGCGAGGGCACCGTGGGCAAAAAGATGTACTTCATCCAGCACGGGGTGGTCAGCATCCTCACCAAGGGCAACAAGGAGACAAAGCTGTCTGATGGCTCCTACTTTGGAg AGATCTGCCTACTGACACGGGGCAGGCGCACGGCCAGCGTGAGAGCCGACACCTACTGCCGCCTGTACTCCCTGTCCGTGGATAACTTCAACGAGGTGCTGGAGGAGTACCCCATGATGCGCAGGGCCTTCGAGACGGTGGCCATGGACCGGCTGGACCGCATAG GGAAGAAGAACTCCATCTTGCTCCGCAAGCGAGCCGAGCACAGCTCGGGTCCCCTGAACAACGAGATGATCCAGCAGATCGTGAAGCACGACCAGGACATGGCCCACAACATCCAGGACCTGCAGCAGATGGCGATGGGCCGGGAGCTGAGCGGGAAGCCGGTGATCTGGGAGCCGCTGGTGCACGCTCCCCTGCAGACGGCCGCCGCCACCACCAACGTGGCCATCGCGCTGacccaccagcacagcctgcaggcTCACATCTTCCTGCCACCCTCCTCCATCTCCAGCCCGCTCTCGCCCGAGGCCACCCTGCTCACCAAGCCGGTGCGccgctcccagcccagcctggggggcTCCCGGCCCTCCTCCGTGAGCTCCCCCTCCGGGGTGCAGTCCCACCTCCAGACTCCGGCCGCCGGTTCGCCTTCCTCCCCCATGGTCCAGTCCCAGGCGCCGCTGGAGAGCGGGGGCCAGAGACCGAGCCCCGGGGCGCAGCCCCCGCCCCGTGCGGCGCAGAGGGGGGAGATGGCAGCGGGGGCCAAGCAGCCCCCGGCCCCcggcccccagccccagctctccaggTCCCGCGGCGCCTCGGTCTCCACCTCGCTGCTGCAGCAAGCGGCGAGCGCTGCGTCCCCCAGCTCCGAGCAGGCGCTGCCGCCGGGGAGAACGCTCCACTACAGCCTGTCCCGAGCCACCGGCTCCCACATCTCACTCCTGAtgcatccccagcagctggtgAAGCACAGGAGCATCCAGGGCCTGCCGGTGGGGCGGCTCACCCAGGATGTCCGCCTCCTCTctgcctcccagccctcccttcCCAATAAAGTGGCCCAGCAAGCCGACGGGAGCTCCTTGAAGCAGGGCAGGAAATCTGCAGGGAACCTGGCCCGCAGGTCCTCGCCCTCGGTAGCCGGACTCCTCGCCAAGCCGTGCGCGGGGGTCCCAGGCCAGCCCACACACCCGCAGCAGATGCCTTCAGGATCGCTGGCTCAGCCCGGCCGCTCCTCGGCGGGAGCGCCCGCTCCCCAATCCCCGGGCTCCGCgtccaggcaggcagcaggtCCCTCCCGCAAGGGCTCCGTGGCCTTCAGCCCCGAGGTGGAAACGGCGAAGCCCAAACTCCCATCCAACATGTGA